The sequence ggtACGAAGACACCAGCCATAACTAGTAAGATACATTCATATTGTGACACGCTATGACAGGCCAACTCCGGCCAGACACGTCTTAAGGACACCTGAGCGCTAAACAAGGACAACGAAAAGACCCGCCCACAGTCGTGGGCAAAAGCAACAGCCAAATATCCTCACCAAAGGATGGAAAGGCCACCATCACCCTCAGGAAGAGGGGCCCATGATGAAGACTCGAAAAAAGTTCCGTTTCTAGCCAAACTTTGCTCTGATACGCGTTGTCCCGAGTCCCGACCGAGTGCAGATCGAGGTATGGCACTATTGCGAAATGGTCACTAGATTTTGATTCGAGTGATAACCATAATGAATACAATGCTAATACAATTTAAGCCATGCTCTTTTTTTTACTAGGTTCGTGGAAAGTGGGAGATAAACGGTTTCcgtacctaacctaaacctttAGGTTGCTTGTGCTTGTAGTGATGCTTGAAACCTACTTCTTACCTACTTCCACCAACCTTAATGATCCGCTGCACCCTCGTTTAGCTCTAGTTCCTTATTCATTTGCGGGAACATAACACTATCAGTTCAAATTATAGCCTGGAGTAAATAATGTCACTTTAatggtaaaaattaaaaataaatggtaaaaattaataatcatgagataaaaattaaattgtacGAGTGATTAAAAATGAGACCAACGCCAagatacttattttattttaccccTGACTGATAACAAGTTTTGTTTCTgttgttttaaaacaaaactttttCATTTAAATAATCAATATAACTTATTAACGCGACATAAGTAGGTGCTTACGATACAAATATCGAGTTATTATTTCCAACAATAATGGAAATGTTGTTTCGTAGTAATAAATCAATTGGGCACGCAGGTATTTTGGTATAAAGTAGGCAGTGTCAAATAATGTAATCGACGTTTTTAACGCGCCATTCCCGCCgtcaccgccgccgccgccgccgccgccgccgccatgtCGCCGCTCGCCCGCTCGCTGCTCGCGCTCGCCGCGCTGCTCGCCGCCGCCGACGCCGAGCCAAACCCTTTTTGTGATAGCCTGGATTTGGGAAGAGATTGTGAATATCTATTTTTATATTCAGATCTGTTATTAGTCAATTCATATGAAAAATAACAAGGTAAATTGAAGGGTGAATCAAGTAACGCGAGACTTCTGGggctcgttttttttttaaattggcattACATGACCACCTATCGCTTGTCGTGGAAAGTGCCGACCCTGAGCTATCGAgtcattataatattatttttttaatatatgtaataattgcagaaaacttaggatttaatttaacccgacgtttcggacatgaccaTTACGTCTTGTGgtattaaataagaaaacatttattgacACGCATATAAAAATTGaacatttacacaaaaatattaaaaaataaaatagacaatTAGCATGCATGTCAAAAGGAACGGGCTCAGCATGTTATGCTGCGCagccattttattacaaattgaCGGCGcaacgctgattttcagtccgtcCCCTTTTCTGAACCTCATTAACAACTATGCGGTGTaggtttgtatttaaataatatctgtatattttcatattttcgtgCTGTATATTTTCAGATGGCTTTCCATTGAGTAACTACCAGAAATTTACGCTAACTGTTGCCGGTGGCAAAGTCGTCATTCCTGATGTAAGATTTTTATGACTGTTTTTGTACCTATACTTAAATAGTATTGAAAACTATGCTTGAGTTTTAAGGAAATGTATTAGAAgggatataaatataaaaaaaaaaaaaataataaataaatcgtttattctcaaaataaacccttttttaataacattagatcttctgccaaactgcaggacagtttgttggcagaggggACTCCCTTACATAATCTAAGTGAGTAGAACTATCTAAGTATGTTTACGCTAGGTACAGTTTTGATGTATTGCTTACAGAAAGTTTTAACTTCAAATTATCTATGAAAATAACTATCTAAGTGGATAAATTCTAGGTACAGCTTTGATTTACATTTTACAGTAATTTCAACTTTAGTTTTTCTAAGAGAaagtttttcattttaattttgaaaagaaATAGATTTGAAGCATTTTATCTGTTTCCCACGTTGACTGTGTAATGATtcgtttgtaaaaaaaattatatcgcTCCTAACATAATACAATAGATCTGTAGATAGCTAAGGTAGTGGTTCACAAGAAGTTTAAATACAGAGatactttattgtttttttttttcgaaattcgatagatatttaaaataactctttattgtatCATTCAAGCATTCATTTAGAGACTTAAAACTTTCATGAGACATCTTTTCAATATTAAAAAACGGTAGAAGTACGTCGGAATATACGGAGTACACGGAGTGTTACCACAACGAGTCCTCATGTCATGGCCTGACGATCACTCAACTAATTTTTGACACAAGTCGCCAATTACGATAATAATACAAGAGATAATTTATGTGTTTttctttcattttctttcagTAATACTTAATATAAACTAATTCAGCCTTTTATTATTCTATAGAAATGTTCCAGACCAGGAAACAAAATAGTCGGCGAGTCTATCAGCGTATGTAACACGCCAAACTCAAAGCCCATAATCATGCCAGCGTTGCAGACACAGTATCATTTCAAACCGAACTTCGCTCTGGTGGATATCAGGTGCCCACGCGATGTCGCTGGCTGCGATCGGCTCAAGGTTGAAATCTGGCAGTTTTGCGAAATGGTGACAGCACCTCAATGAGCACGGAAATCCTTCCGTCTAACCACCTAATATTTTCCTATTCACACTCCCGTGTACTATTTccttaatttttatttcgccCTTGCAGATTTGTAACCTGTCGATTGTAATAAGAAAATTTTTTAAGGTGGTGTGTTAGAGGgttcttaatcaataaattaaataataaatcatttttttattgcactcacaaaaatacataattaatcTGCATATGAAGTTGTGAATATTTGTCAGTACTTATactacttattaaataaatgtagaCGGCACGCAACTAATAACAGTTATATATAACGTACAATTTTTGGACGCTGAAACTACAGTTTTAAAGTTAGATTaaacttttttaaataggtgCAGGTACTTGAGATATTTCTATCGACACTGTCAAGAGGTTTACATAATGATATAcgtaatttataataagtacatttATTTCTTACTTTTGTAGGTTTACAATAGATCTTATAACTAGACATCAGTGCTAACTTGGTTGTACAATATTGTTATTACACATGAAACTTTTTATCACGgagaaaattaattataaaataattaaaatccaATGTTTACTAATATCTGTTTTTGTTACTAAAACAAACATTGATAACTtcaatttatttacatacatatatcagAAACATCAGAGTACTTTTCATTATCTTGCTGGGGAAAAAATATTATCAAGTGCAGAACGCACCACACAAAATATGGAACGCCACGGCAGCACGTGGCATGCCGGGCTCCAGGCCCTTATACGACCGTCCGATCACTATCAAGAGGATCTCGTCACAAAAAGAACGCCGCACTGAATGATCTCGAATTAAAGGACCCAAAACAAAAGCCGGGTGGCAAacgaataaacaataaaaatctctaattaattaaatgaaaattactccagtttctgtatcagaccttgaagtaaacaaaaccCAACAAATGTCATTCCAGAACAGCCTTAAAAAACCTATGATAACATTTGTTATCATGtttctaaaatattatattttccaaaaatcaatacctaaactatatcaaaataatacaaagtttttctggaatgacagccaaaatacctacaatttcgaATAATACTTGTTGTATGGCAAACCTGCAacagataaacataaatatgtgcATTTGAAGTGCAACAGATAATGCAATGAACGAGAAGAAAGTGtttcattcaaaaattaaatttatccaaaatatttaattacgacTATCAAAAAATCTGCTACGTTACAACCTAatccactttttggtagcagttcatTTGTGtgtgggtcacagttctaacctaacctaaccactttttggtagcagttcgtttgTGTGTACCtcacaattctaacctaacctaaccactttttggtagcagttcatttgcagttctaacctaacctaacctaaccactttTTTGTAGCAGTTCGTTTGTGtgtgggtcgcagttctaacctaacctaacctaacccacttttttgtagcAGTTCGTTTGTGtgtgggtcgcagttctaacctaaccaaacccacttttggtagcagttcgtttgtatgtgggtcgcagttctaacctaacctaacccacttttggtagcagttcgtttgtgtgtgggtcgcagttctaacctaacccactttttggcaGCAGTTAGTTTGTTGTaggtcgcaattctaacctaatccactttttggtagcagttcgtctgtgtgtgggtcgcagttctaacctaacctaacccacttttggtagcagttcgtttgtgtatgggtcgcagttctaacttaacccaacccactttttggtagcagttcgtgtGTGTGCGGATCGgagttataacctaacctaacccactttttggtagcagttcgtctgtgtgtgggtcgcagttctaacctaacctaacccacttttggtagcagttcgtgtGTGCGGGTCGCAATTCTAacttaacctaacccactttttgatAGCAGTTCGTGTGTGTGCGGGTCGgagttataacctaacctaacccactttttggtagcagttcgtctgtgtgtgGATCGCTTCGCTGTCTAATGAGACTGGTCGAAACGCGCTGTGCATGAGGTGCGGTGTACATGGGTTTAGCGGAGGGGCTACTAAATTTGGTCATTATATTCGgtaatatatttgtatattttttggtaatcaattatttattaagttacAATGAGCGCATTAATTTGGTGCTTAAATTTGGGGCTCATTTACTATTTTTGGTGCTTGTTTACAATTTAATGTGAACGGTTTACTTTAAACTGGTGGCAGTTGTATAATTTTAAGTAACATTATTTTGGTGCTCAACTACATTTTTTGGTTGCAAGTTTGCGGcaccaaaactttttttggtgcTCATTTAAATAATAGCCGAAATATAGTTGATTTAATATTATAGAAATCATGAACAAACTTACCGGCAACTCAAAGTCACGATCTGCAGTAAATAATTCAACGAAagtttaaattatgtttaagtTTCTTTTGGTGttattacataattaaaaatagTCTTATCATAGTAAGCCGTCAGCTTCGCGGCCAGACTACTAGTTGAGTAATAAATATATAGCGACTGATCCAatgtttaatatatttaaaacataattgaGTTCACATACGAATTATCAACGGGTAAGGaaacattttaatgtttattatttttaatagttaATAATCGAATTATTGTTAACAATTTATAGTAGTTTATATAAATTGgacacaattataatttaatgtactTACAATAGCAATCGTAATATATAAGTGAGTCGGCATCCATAGCACGTTATTCCCGCCGCCGCCgtcctcgccgccgccgccgccgccgccgccatgtCGCCGCTCGCCCGCTCGCTGCTCGCGCTCGCCGCGCTGATCGCCGCCGCCGACGCCGAGCTACCCAACTATTGCAGCAACGAGCGAACGGGTAAACAGGGTAAATATCATTTGTGTACCATATTTTCGCCTCTAGTTGTAATTGAATTACATTATAGAACATAACAAGAAACACATGATAATGGAAATAGGATGCATATGGGTACTATGAAAGATAAAAACAGAAATATCTATTTTTTACTAATACTTACTTTCATCATTTCATTTAATTCCCAGTGGGCATTCCAGCAGACAACGTTGAAAAATTCACGTTGACCGTTTCCGGAGGCCTTGTCCGTATTCCCGATGTAAGatttatattcattttttttatcgttTCGAACAAGAAAATCATCCCAATTATCCGAACCCACGAAAACGTGAATGTACTCTGAAAAATTATATGAAACGAATAAAAGTGAATGTGAGACGATGATGGATAGATTAGAGAAATATCGCAGAATTTAAAAACATGCTGCGCAGACCCCAAGAAGCGCACCCGTGAAGTTTCATTAAAAGTGCGCTTGTGGCCTATTTGGTGAATTGAATACCTACATTATTTGTATTGAGTTACTTCTATTCCCCGTCCCTCTTAGCCCCTTTTGTTCAATATGTATTCCCGTTTAATTTACAGAAATGTACCAGACCAGGAAACAAAATGATCGGCGAGTATAAGAGCGTATGTAATATTCCTAATTATCAGCCCAAAATCAGACATATCTTGAAGACCCACAGACGATACTACGACAGTGAAATTTATATTGACTGTCCTAGCAATATCACCGGCTGTGATAGTCTCAAGCTTGAGATAACGCAGTACTGTCAAATGGTGGTTGCACCTCATTCATTTATTTGAGAGGACATCGCGATGTGATGTGACTAATGTGAATGAAGTTCTTGAGGATTAAAAtcgttaaaattaaattgtaacAACTGTTatcagtgttttattttattaggtaacatttcataaaatattttttcacttaGCGTTGCACAGCACATTGGTGGACAAATTACTATTAggtaaataagtataaataataaataataataaaaaagctttATTTAATTCCACACACAAATATATACAGTaagtaacaaaaattattaaggaactttaaaatatgttttttttttagttaaattaaatataaaagaaactatagactaaaaatcaaatatgtgTGGACCCCTTCTGGGTAAAAGCCTCCCCCAAAGTGTTCCATGTGTCTCTGTCTGTGGCTGTAACAAGCCATCCTTGTCCTGCTGTCGCTACTATCTCGTCTGCCCACCTGGCGCGCGGACGGGCTTGAGCACGTTTGCCCAGTGGTCCAGACCATTTTATTGCTCTAATGGTCCATCTGTCATCTGTGTATCTGGCTACATGGCCCGCCCACGCCCATTTTCGTCTCAGTGAGAAAATTAGGGCATCCTTGACCTTTGTTTTCTTTCGGATAAGCGTATTCTTTCTTTAAAGAATACggtaaataagtacttaagtttatttatttaatctttttcCTGCGCGTGTAGTGTAAGAAAATTGTATTATTGTAACAAGAAGTACCCTAATTATCTTCCGATGTAGTTGTGAGTTCAAGTTTCATCCAAGACTattctttaattttaatgtattaTATATGTACTCAAAATAATCGAAAAAGGAACTCTTTTCTTaatagaaaattatatttactaAGTGCTTATGTTTATGTACTTTACAATATacgttattataaatttacatgtatgtaaaattataaatagtactgtttaaattaatatgtattaatgAGTAGTATATCGAAATCTTTTATAACTACCATTAATCGGCCTTGTGTTTGTACATATCATTAAGTGATGCAAATCCATTTGATATGGATATAACTGCGTAACTATACTTACAGACTTACGGAGGCAAGACTAAATATTGGAGGCAAATAATACATCTTACGTTTCTTTGGAATTTTAACCTGTAGGTAATCTTGTTTTGCAAAGAGACATAGTTGTTGTTTCACCACTCGAGCTAAAATTGTTATTGAACTGCCAGCGTACAGAGTGGATCAAATCCAACAATAcatggaaaataatatttttaaattaaattttatcatCGAAGTGTAAAGTACTACGATGAGTTACGGCTAAACTCTAACAAATTCAAGAAGACTTGCGTAATTGGCACGGATATCACTTGTCATGTGTTACGCGTGTGTGTCACGTGTTAATCAGAAAATtactcgccgccgccgccatcgCCCCGCTGAtcagccgccgccgccgccgcgctgaCCAGCCGCTGCCGacgctgccgccgccgccgacgccATGTCACCGCCAAGCTAAACCTCGTTACATGAATAGGTACGTCACTAGGCAGGAAGTCACAAAAAGAAATCTATGGAGAACTGTGCCCCAAAAGCTCATAACTATACACTATTACACAATAGTAACAAATTAAGTATATTAGAACTCACGGTTGATGCACGAGTCCAATAAACATTTATGATGAAAATACTCTTTTTTCTCTGTTATTTATACTCCAATGAAAAACGGTAGTTCATACAAAATACCTGTTAAAAAGCGTACATAAACTACCACGTTCAACGGGGCCGGATTGAAAATATAGCCTAGTTCTGTATTCCTATCTATCGTGTTATAGGTTCAGTTAGGCTGGCCAATTTATCGTGGTCCTTAAAAGCTACAAAAGATAATGTAGTTCATATAAGTGACTCAATGTCCCGCCAAATTAATATGGAGTTGgacgggacatgttgctagggtgatggcaggtggatcaaaatgttaacggaatggtggccgctaacaaatgtaagaagtgcctggcatccgttagctcgttgggtcgacgagATCCGAAgaactgcgggtcacaactggatgagattagcccaggaccgggagaagtggcgtactagaagagagacctatgctcagcagtgggcgataaggGCTGATATGACTGACTGATATGACATATTTATATACGACACAtaaacagccactgtgccaactcgcgtcttagaGCATTAGCTCTGGCAagccactctggacggccgcttaaggcaagccagaggtgagtCTTGCCCCTGCTCAATGTTCACTACAGCCGGTCAACGAAGGCAAGGCCTCCGGCTTGACCTGACCTGAGACGGCATGGGATCCATGAGGCACGCCACTTTCCATTGTGCTCGCTAGAATCCCTGCCGGCCAaccaaatgacaatcgttgacgctagacgccgatcgtaacgcagtctggctctgtcgcaccaatacggaagagcgataggtaatagctagctacgatagtAAGCGTTTGCGCATTTAGCTAAGTACCCTGCAATATTTTACTACTATTAACTTGACTGCTGTgtgttcggtgaaggaaaacatcgtgaggaaaccggactaattccaataaggtctagtttacccttcgggttgataggtcagatggcagtcgctttcgtaaaaactagtgcctacgccaaatcttgggatcagttgtcaaagcggaccccaggctcacatgaaccgtggcaaatgccgggataaggcaaggaggatgatgattaacttgactgtactttgaGACGTCAACTCGCTTGTACACAGTAGGCACAGACAATTGCTCCGTACAAAAATGGAGCGTAGATTTTCCACGTGGAAGTTTGGATTGAATTTAGGTTCTGAATATTCCCGAGTTTATTAGAGCCGGGGCGAGAGTTCAAAGCTTTGTTGATTTTAGGACAATTGGGGCTTAGCTGACAAGCGATTGGAAATGGTTAGAGGTAATGCGCTTTAGTGATTGTGATTGATGATTTAGTGTTTTGTAggtttttatgtgtttttatgTCTGTCTCAGTGGTGATAGTGTCCATCAATGTGTCAAAATTGTAAATTGTTCCCAAGAcgactttttaaaatatttttggactaGATCTATACAATTGAGAGGGGTTAAACCTCagtttatgtttttgttgagaTGCCCGTGACCATGGTGCATGTAACAatatataaaacataatatcATCATTTACACATGGATACATAAGAAGCAACTGCATAAAAATATCGAGAGCTCAACAAAAACTAACAAGGTGTATGTTATTATATAGACCGTTACCTAAATCATggtatatacatacaatatCTCAGTCAATGTGCGTCTAATGAAATAaccgtaggtacttatttttaaattaaaggaaaaatggaaaaattcacacctccggcaggactcgaacctgcgaccttagGCCTTGCCCCCTTTGCTTAGCTTTGGCtttggccccggcaaggccaaaggtcgcaggttcgagtcctgccggaggtgtga is a genomic window of Leguminivora glycinivorella isolate SPB_JAAS2020 chromosome 6, LegGlyc_1.1, whole genome shotgun sequence containing:
- the LOC125227570 gene encoding uncharacterized protein LOC125227570 codes for the protein MSPLARSLLALAALIAAADAELPNYCSNERTGKQVGIPADNVEKFTLTVSGGLVRIPDKCTRPGNKMIGEYKSVCNIPNYQPKIRHILKTHRRYYDSEIYIDCPSNITGCDSLKLEITQYCQMVVAPHSFI
- the LOC125227591 gene encoding uncharacterized protein LOC125227591; the encoded protein is MSPLARSLLALAALLAAADAEPNPFCDSLDLGRDYGFPLSNYQKFTLTVAGGKVVIPDKCSRPGNKIVGESISVCNTPNSKPIIMPALQTQYHFKPNFALVDIRCPRDVAGCDRLKVEIWQFCEMVTAPQ